In the genome of Vicia villosa cultivar HV-30 ecotype Madison, WI unplaced genomic scaffold, Vvil1.0 ctg.005246F_1_1, whole genome shotgun sequence, the window ATAACATCTTTGGAGCTCTCACGTTCCTTCTGCATTAAATACTTAATGCGCCTAAACACATCGATAATATCTCGAAACCTAGCCCATTTTGACAAATAtctaaaagagaaaagagaaaaaaacacaAATAGACAACCATGACAATcaaaagcctaaaactcaatgcCATATCATAGTCAACTAAGTAAACACCAAAAAATTGCATACAAGCATGATAGCAACAGACACAATTTCAGAAAATTCATGAGATAAGATATAGTAATAAAGATAACGAATAGATTCAAATACTCAAAAGATGGCCAAAACTACGCCACAAAATATATTACCAACAACTTTAACCATAAGAAATATTTAGATTAGCGGAAGATAAAATCAGCAGTAGCATCAGCATCAAGGTTAAATAGAAGAGTTCAACCCTGAAGGTGATACATGGCCCCTTTCTCAACAGTGAGCTCAGCCAAAATCTTTGCTTTTCTTCCCCTTATTTCCTTTTTTATCTTCTCCTCCCTTGCCTTGGCTTCACTTGCTACCAAATCAATGTGAGCATGAATACAAGTTTCTCTGGCCTGGGAATTAGCTAGAAATCTAGCTAAACCACTCATCAAAGTAAGCTTTAGCAGCAGTAGACAATAGACCATTAAACGAAGGAGACAAATCAGATGATGAACCAACAATATTATGCCCACGAACCTTGATACAATATGTTCTTGAGATTTTACATACCCAACCAAAATGAAAGCTTTTATCAGGCTAAGCCAACGAACCAATTAGATTTTTTCCAAGCTTATCTCAATAACCAAACATAACTTTCTTCGACAAAGttttaaaaccaaaacaaatattttatgaccAATTTATCTCAAGAAAAAAACTTGATTCCTCAAGAGTATCACACCCTTGAgagttacaacaacaacaacacgacACCATTGCAATTCCTTACAAGTAGTTTTTCACCCAAAGGTACTAAAGCAATTTAAGtgagaaaaaatattttcaaagagagaatGAGAGAGATAGATTCCAAAGAAAATAGAGAGATGCAGAGAATGGTGTGAAATGAGGAGGAGAAAACGTTTGTTTATATAGTAGAAGGAAAATATGAGAAAAAAAAAGATCCATGGGCATTTTTAATGATCAAATCAATTAGCTCATTTTAAAAAGTTTTGAGAGAGGTCGGTTGTCGGTCATTATGCCATTGTCATAATCGATTATACAATCATTTAGGCTTCTTCCAATCGATTGGCTTAAAGTCCCAATTGATTGGGTAGTTCAAAAAAGTATTTCTAATCGATTGACTTTAGGTCCCAATCAATTGATTAgttcaaaaatgattttaaaaggaAGTTGACAATTTCCTAATCACTTGGCTCGACCTTGtaaatattataagatatttaataattaaaaaaaagttttaagtgtgtgtgtgtgtgtatgtgtgagTTGCCTTAGTATCTTAGGAGTTAATTCCCTACTTTCACAAAACATCGGTCACTCTAATAGACATGACTAGGCGAGCTTTCAGACTTCCTCTCTTTCATAAATCGGAGGCTTTCAAGATCCTTTTCTAGATATATTGATCATACAAGCATTTCAACGGAATCTTGAGTCTCCTACTAGATAAGGCTTGAGATGGTTCCAAGTTTGGCTACCATTATCAATTAGTTGGAAAATTATTACCACTGACTTTAACAGTCTTTGGTGTTGTCGTCATCAAAACTTTAGGAAGAAACTTCATTTTTGCAAACACATAAATCCACAAGCACAATAAGGATGAATGTTGACCTTGAAGGTTTTTAGAAGATTAAAGTACATCATAGAAGAAGAGTTCGCGAGCAAAGTATTATTACCATTCATCATCATTTGAGTAATGATATTTGAGATTGTTGTTTGAAGATGGGGAACCTTATTTTAACGCCTAGCCAAATTCTAACACTCCAAATAGAAGAAATGATAAAAACATTTGTTGACTTGATGATCAAGGCACCCTGAGGAGAATGAATTTTGTTGCAAAGATTCCACAAATCATCAGTTGAAGAGATCAAAATAGAAGACTCGATAGAATTACCAAGCCAATTCCAAAGCTTGGAAGCAAAGAAGCACTGAAAGAATGTGTGTATGGATGTTTCTGTAGAACACATGCAAATTCTACACCTAGAAACCAAGGTGCAACCTTTAACTTGAAGCACCTCATCCGTGGGAATTTTTCCATGCGTAAGGCACCAAACCACAAAGGATTTAGATGGTATAAGGTTCATATTCTAGATAAAGTATGTCGAGTCAAGCTAAATAGAAGGGGAGGTCTTGATGATATAATCTTCTTTGAGAGAAAGGTTGGCACATGTAGAGCTAGACCACATTGTCTTGATCACAAGGACccaaaggaaaaaaaattgagTGATAAAGAGAAAAAGCTCGAGCTAGGATGCGTGGAAAGACAAAATACTATCATGCAAGAAATATGACACATAGGGATTGGGATTAATGTCATTAGATTCAAGAGTATAAAGATTAGTATCTTACAATAGAGTATCACCACACCAAGTATCCTTTCATAACTTGATTGATTTACCATTTCCAAGATCCAAGATGCCTTAGAAACAAGAAAATTGATTTCTAGTTTTATGTCGTACAACAAAGTTGAAAATATATGATGATTAATTGTAACATGCTTCCTCAAAACTCTAGATTTCACCACCTTAGGCGAAGGCTCATCGCTAATTATATCCAAACCAAGCTTCAGGTTGGTTGCATCATTAAGGCAAAGGAGATACCTTAGCCCAATACTACCATGTGCCTTAGGCTGATAAACTTTCTTCCAGGCTACTATAACTAGCTTCCTAGTGGTGACATCCCCACTCCAGATAAAATCTTTAGCAACTTTGTCAATTTCCCTAAGCAAAATACATGCCAAGAATACACTATAATAGAATGAGATAACATACTATGGTTGACAGACTTGACAAAGAGGGTTTTGCCAACAAAACAGAGAATAGAACCCTTCCAAGAGGCCATTTTCGTAATCATGTTATCTACTAAGGGTTGGAGATTAGATGCTTTGACTCTTCCTTTAAAAATTAGAACTTTAAGATACTGAAAGGGATGGCTTACTTTGGAAAAATCATCGAGGTTGCTAATGTGGTTGGATCTTCTTTGAGACATAACATCTAAGAAGAAAGTGGATTTGGATCTATCAACGACTTGACTAGGAGCTTTGGAATAATTGAAGAATAGTGGCTTCAAAGCAATGATGTTTGATGTTTCCCTTGTTAATTAGAAAATTAGTATGTCATCTGCATGCAATATATGTGAAGGTATGTTCACTAGTCTTGTAGCTTTCATAGGGATAATAGCACCATCAATGACCAACTTTGAGATACTTCTACTAAGAACTTCCACAACTAGGCAAAACATAAGGTGACACAAGAGATCACCTAGTTTAACACCTCATATACAAGAAAAATAGCCAAGAATGGAACCATTAATTGGAATAAACATTCTAGCACATTCCAAAATGAAAGTAATCCATTGGTAGAACATATGATTAAAACCATATTTCCTTAGGAATTTGATACGAAAATCTTAACTAATGGTGTCAAAGGCCTTAGTGATCTCCATTTTAATAGCTAAATTTCCTCCATGAGTCTTTTTGTCAGAAAGTTTGATTTCCTCAAAGGCCAAACAAATACAATCTTTGTTATTCCTCCTTTGAAAGCCCGTCtgcaataattttttaaatgagcTTGAATTTCAAATTGGTTTGGGAAATGGCTTAAACATATCCATGGAATGAGTAACCCTAGTATTTGGAAGTAGAATAATGATGTTGGCATTGTAGTTGGGAAAGAACCATCCGGAGATTGAAGAACCTTTAGATATAAGTGTAGACATCCTTTAAATTATATTCCAATAAGTTTGAAAAAATATCCCTCCAAAACCATTTAGGCCTACAACACTGTCCTTTCTAAGATTAAAAATTGCAGCAGTGCACTACTACATATAATACATTCTATGATAAATCTTTCACCTCAGCCAATGAATAACCAATGTGTAAATCAAATGCCCaccacattttattttatttttaaaaaaatactacttATTCCCTTAGTTGAGCTTCCAATTGAGGAAAAAAGTATTTCGCATTCTAGCGACTCCATTTTCGGtacttttaatgttttttatatttttgtttatgaCCTATTACCTCGGTTGAGCTGGAACCGAGGGGAAAAGTATTTTagcacattttattttttattttatttttgtttatgaccTATTACCTTGGTTGAGCTGAAAACCGAagggaaaaatattttattttattttttatttatgatattAAGTAACGAATCTTTGTCATTCATTTATATAGTAACAATGGTCAAGATATTCCCAACACATCAATCCATATGAAACATCAGTGATCTACATGAAACCTCACTAACCAATCATAACGTGAATACTTTAACGATCCATCTTGGATGCAAAGTGCAAAAATGAAAACTTACTTAATAAAAACAATGATAATGAAAGCAGCAAAATGAAGTACAACAACATTATCTGGGATTGATTGTAAGAGCAGGAAAAAAGTTTCAAGGTTGGTTTCTTAATGTGAATCTTCTCTTATAATTGCTTGTTAAATTTTTTAATGTTAGTTTGGAAGGCATGGATGTAATTTAGCAATGTTAGTTGATGTTGTTGCGTCAAGTAAAATGCTTAGTATTGTTCTTGTTGAGATTACACATTTAAcaattctattgattttgtttattttttattgttgatgttgttgttcttgttgtttttgaaatttgatGTTTATAGATTTTATGGATCttggtgttattgttgttgtagaGATTTACTGTTTaacaattcaatttatttattttttgttattgttgtttacgatgatgatgatgaggaggaggaagaagattcaaaatttttcaaaaaatttgatgttttgcatattgaaacaaaaaacaggttaaaaaaattatgtagaCACACCATTTTACCTCAGGTATTATTTCCATCCGAGGTAAAAAAGTagcatagttttaaaaatccaaaaaagaaaTGTTATTGTTGCGGATTGAACCCATGACTAATACAATTTTTCCCTCAGTGGAACTTTACTTTAGGGGAAAAGTAACAAGTTTTCATGACTCCTTTCGTTACCTCCCATATAAAATCGAGGTAAAACCCTTTTTTTAACCAAATAAAAGGGTTTTTTCGTAGTAGTGTTAATTTCTTCTGTGGAAGGAAGCATCGTGAGCAACAAGTTCATGAAGTGATCAACCATATAGGAATAACCTCAATCAAATTTGAATCTTGAAAATCACTTGTAAAACCAAAAATGTTAGTAAAATAATTGGGTGAATGAGCAGCCATATCAATAGGATTTGTTGTCAATGTTTCCCCATCTCTTAAAATAGTGACCATATTTCTAGCACTTTTGATTTTGGCTAATCTTTGAAAGTATTCAGTATTTTTGTCACCATGTTTGTGCCAACTTAGCTTATCCTTTTCCATCCAGAAAAGCTCCTCTTTGGCTAAAGCTTGCTCCATCTCATGTTGAGCATGGATTTCTTTATCTCTCAAGAAGTCACTCATACCTTCTAATTGGATTTGCTCTTGAATCTTGGTAAGATTAAGGGGATGAAGTTTGTCCCCCAAAATCTCTTGGTTCTAGATTTTAAGACGACCTTTTAGATTATAAAGTGTTTTGATGGTATGTACATGTGACAACCTATTACCAGATGAGACCTAAAATTGGAAATGAAATATCTACATTAATCATGCAGAGTGCATATACTGAGAAATTTTTgtctttgtttctttttttaagATTTAGACATGGCTAGCTGGAACTTTAGGAGCTCATAATCAAATTCCTCATCATATTTTGACATGTCTTCCACAACATTCCTATCTACAATGTTGGTCCAAGAAGTTTTTTGAAATTCGACATTCTTCCTTTGAGTTTCTTGAGATATATCATCTGACTCATTAATTTGAGTCGCATCTACAAACTCTAAATCATTCGAGCTAGTATGCTCATTATTTCTCAGTGTTTGTGTCCTGCACTAAAGATGGACTACATAAGACCTCTTCTTAGTGATTTGGTTGATTTGGAAGTTTCAAAATGAATTTATTTTtttcgatgaaattagttaatTAAGATCAATTGGAGAATCATATTAATTTAATTGTGGCTTAACgagaaaaatgtaataaaaatgtaTACGAgatactttattttttatttccattttcttgtttaaaaatataattaaatattgttttaatatcatcatcttttaatatatatttttattaaaatctatTAACAAATGAGTTTTCCCATAAGTAATAATCTAAAAAAGAaagtaataatattttaattattttttattaaatatatattatttattttggacATATTTTACCTATTTTGACTAATAAAATTAATTGACTTAACTATAGTTTTGATTCCCTTATATCTTGCATTTTAAATTGACAATATTTCATATGATGTGTcaattacacacacacacacacacacacacacacacacacacacacacacacatatatatatatatatatatatatatatatatatatatatatatatatatatatatatatatatatgtgtgtgtgtgtgtgtgtgtgtgtgtgtgtgtgtgtgtgtgtgtgtctgtgtAACGTGACTTAACTATAGTTTTGATTCCCTTATATCTTGCATTTTAAATTgacaatattttatatgatgtGTCACTAGTGAAACGTTACACagacacacaaacacacacacacatatatacatatatatatatatatatatatatatatatatatatatatatatatatatatatatatatatatatatatatatatatatatatatatatatatatatatatatatatatacccacGTATAtaaccttaaaaaaaaaaatataagttagaCGTCATTGAAAAATGGGCATCTTATCAATTTTCAGTCCAAAAGTGTAAGAAAGGTCAACAAACATTTGTAAAACTTTAAAAATAAGATACACATTATACATCATTAAAAAATAGACATATATCGTTGATCCTTATAAATCAACAAATTTGAGAGTTGGTAATGTAAATTTGAGAGTTAGTATTAGTAATATTGTATGATTTTAGAAACTATCATTGTGAATATAAGTTTATAATAGAATGTTATGTAAGAaaaatgtgatatatatatatatatatatatatatatatatatatatatgtgtgtgtgtgtttttttttcggttttcaaaaatttaaaaaaaatcatttagtaATTACGGCAACCGACAAAAACCATGGCCAAAAAATAAAAGACTACACTTTAAAATGGTTTCAGTAGACCATTTAACTATTTCTTAAATGGGAACACTTTCATAAACTGTTCCAGTTTGTTCATAATACATTCTATCGGAACACAGTTTCTGTAATGATAATTTCCTAAATTAATTTGGTAACAAGTTAAAACCGTGGCCTTAAGTAAATAGCCACTACGCCAAACAAGGAAaaagacagcgctttttttggctttaggcagcgctttaaagcgctgtctattcccccgctgccgtaggtaaaggcagcgctttttttcatcttgaaagcgctgctaaaggcaccCTTTAGCCAACACTTTTTtattaaaagcgctgctaaaggccccctttagacagcgcttttctgaaacaatttttaagaaaaagcctcTTAAAAGCGGTGCTAAAGGCCACCTTTTGGCAGCGCTGTTCCcacaagcgctgctaaaggcccactTTAGCCAGTTTCCTAAAAGCGTTGTTAAAGGCCCTCTTTAGGCGGCGCTTTTCTGAACAAAATTTTTAAAGAGCGTTTAGGCAGCGCTTCTCttttaaagcgctgtctaatgtCCACGAAATTTTTAAATGCATCTATTTAAAAAAGGTTTGCCCCAGGTTTTCACCACATTTTGCACCTGTATAtaccattacaaatttcacataTAAACATCAAACCCAACACCATATAAACAACCACAAAAAACTCTATTTTTCAGAGCTaagatgctaagaatatatatatatatatatatatatatatatatatatatatatatatatatatatatatatatatatatatatatatatattctaataaactttgtattttttatatgctaagatgctaagaatatatatatatatatatatatatatatatatatatatatatatatatatatatatatatatatatatatataaatatattcttagcatcttagcatataaaaaatacaaagtttattagaatatatatatatatatatatatatagatatatatatacactaataaacaacaacaaaattacatcCAATTCAATGAAAACAATTGCATCATCCaaaacattgttattttttaCACAAGTCAAAAGGATGCTAAATATCTACTTTTTCTTCTTGCCAGCAATTGTAACCTTTTTTCCCTTCAATGTCCTGCAATTGCATCAAACCATtacaatcacaaaacagaataacagaaaaccaaaaacaaaataatataaaggtGAAAAACATTCTACATTAGTGTCCATAAAACCATTCTACATTTGCCACGAATGCATTTCAAACGGCCTACATATCACTAAATAATCTATGTAGATTAATCAAATATGTCATCCAATATAGGACATGATATTATTGTGATTGAAGCCAAATTAAGTAAAACTACCTGGAAATATCTTATGAAGGTAGAACAAAATTGAAATGTCGTTTCATCTTAGTAAGGGCTGAAAACACTGCATGATCAAAAGATAAGATGAGTACAAAAACAACAAATaacataatttcttttttaaaacaaCAAATTGCAACATGCACTatactcaaaattctcatcaattatAGTAAGATTTCAATATACCTATACAACTTTCAACTCAATCATGAATTGACACCAATCCTCCTTAAGTTCATCCAACTTAGATCTTGAGTAAGTAGCACACTTGaattcatcaaagtactacaaaaCAATATAACATGGTATGTTTAagttaaaactatttaattatatgaGAAATATGTGTTAAATGTTAAAATAACTCTTAAGTTAGAAATTCATACCTTGGACGGAATCTCTATTTGATTCAAAAGaagaatttctttcataaaccgcAACATGTAAAAACCGCAATCTACTTCATTACGCTGCTCAGGACACTACACATGGAAAGAAAATATGGATAAGGCCTAAGTTTTATCACGTATCATCACtatttatataatcaaaattgtgataattaattaatatacctCCACTCGAATCCATGTGATGTTGTTGGCTTTACTCTTTGGTACTTGACTTCCTCTTTGTGCTCGAAAAACTTGTATAACGCTAATAAAACATAAACGCATAATTTAGAATAAGTcacataaattaataaataaataaataaatatacacacgaatatttagaacaatctcacttacgtatcaacCAACTCCTTCATAGCTTCGTATGTACTAATTGGATCATTGTGTAAGGAATCcagaaaatatacaacttctcAGATAGAATTAATCGCGACCAACAACCAATGTCCACTGTAAGGCAAAACAAATGTGAGATGAAAACTTTCTACACAatgttaaaatatgaaaaattataatagatGAATTTAGAATTAAAGTCTAACCCGTGTAGCAACCTTCCCTAAAATtaaacttttagagtcgccacctattctgaagggcgaataggaaaccctacgcagttaagagattcggggtaagttattataatcaggtcgagggaaggtgttaggcaccctcaaccctttcctaaggtttgtatctaaggtaaaggcttatggctaaaatatttaggataatagctaaagaagtgaaaagggcaaaattgagattttaagtgaattgagattttagggagggggactcgccttggttatccaagtgcctacgtatctccttagggagaatcagagtcaacgtagttcgggcacagggttgtacgccttagaattagtacgaggttgtttgaaggctttttgaatggcctatcgtagtttgaagtttgtaaggcattttgagttgccttgtcgaaaaggatgaaaatccgtagtgtcgtggtttagtgtgttttaagattggggcgtacaaccctgatttaatatgtcaccgttagatgcgatgatcaatagatttgatcagtatagctaacggattaatggggcattgctggttactcagatcgatagattcgatcgtcgcgggcagcaaattgaatgtattttagatttgatattttttcatctcttgtctaatgcgactaatagatttagtcgggtcgagaagggaattaattaagggttattgttttgccaaatggcagtgggatCGAGCCCATGACCCTTGGGTAACAAACATTCGCTTCTTACCATCTCAGCTAGCTTCACATATTGTTAGCATACCCACTTAAAGCAAATATATATGAAACGAGGGCGTTTAAAAATCCAAAACGACAACCGCGCCCAACACATGCGTTTTCTTCTCCATGTTTTTTCTGCAAATGTTACCTATATATGGCTACGGTTTTTTTGTTATGGCCATAGACCCTCCATCCATCAACCTGCGAAACACCATCGCATAATGCAAGATAATAACCCAGGTCAAACATAAAGCACCTTACGAATCCAACAGGAGCACTAGTTTTGGCCAATTCTTCGTATATCCAGAGTTCCCAATTCAGAACTtagaaaccctagccatggcaattCCTTCAACCTGCAACTGAACTCTAATTAAATCACCAGGAAgcatcaaaacatcatcataaacaCAAATACATAATCAAATATCGTTAAAAGTGCGCGTATGTGTGAAATCGAGATCGACAAATTTGATACAACTGTAACTCGGTCTACACGCGATTCCGAGGACGTTGATGATCGAGAACGTTGCAGTTAGCTTCGGAAAACCATGAGGAATTGACTGGTAACCTTGGAATGGCCTAAACCGAGCCCAATCTTGATCTGCAATTCCACTTTTTTCCACGTTTTTCTTGTTCTTAAGCAAAGGTTCATGCGGCCAAAAAAGTCCCCTAATGCCTTGGATCAATTCTCTCTTTATAGTACTATGAATTAGGTCCATAATTTTGATCAGAAATCTTGTTTTTAATGCCAAGAATATTTTATTTGGAATCAATCCAATCTTGCTATTTCTTGATCTTTCTTCTATTCCTCAAACTTTCCTTTCACGTTTCTTTTGGCATTCTTGGGCCCTTGGATGTTTACCAACAAAACTTTTTTctcctctttttttattttattttatttttattttaacaacctaataataataactaataataataataataataataaaataaaatactaataattaaaTAGTAATGATGGAAACtagtaataataaataacaattctatcaaaattaataataatattaccctaaataatagtattaatattaattctaatatatatatgtttattaaaacctaattataataaaaaacctaattaatcttAATACTAatcctattaatattaacaataataaaaattaatagtcTTAAATGTTAATAGTTAGTCATGATAATAGTAATCGAAACAAATATTAGTAAAACCCCGAGATACCCCCACAAATAATAAAACCCTTAAAATAATTAGTCCCCACTTCTGGATCCTAAACATCTGTTAATTACGtccttgttttaactcaacctgatttataagagagcgggttcgacaatagaaatgtcaaacctcatgactcttaattttgaatctcGATGGGTtaacagacgtagatttgatcggacaaattttggggtatgacaacccgTTGCCGGTATTAAACGGTAAAAAGAACAACTTTTCTGAATTTATGCTGGCCATAAAATGGTTGAGTACATACGCCATGACTTCATCCGATTTAGATATGATTAACCCTAAGTTGGTATTGAAGGGAGCTAAGAAAGCGAATCTTTGCCTCAATCCACTCGGGTGCATCAATTTGTCATACAAAAACCTTAAATAAAAGACCTCATTAACATCTGAAATGAGTAAATGAATTGTTcatttaattaaacaaattagaTCGGATATACCTTATGTATGTATCAATAACACCGATGCCTAATTGCGTATGTTCAAAAATTTGTTCAAAATCCTCCATACCAATTGTTTCTTGATACTCAATACCAAACAAATCTTCCTCCATAGGTACAAGACGGGTGTTTCCTTACGGAATATCAGAGAGTTCTAAAAATGTGAAAAGTCACAACCTAAACTTATTGGGAGTAGGTTTTCTCTTAGTTGCGGTCTTCTTAGCAACAACCTTTTCAGGCTTCTTACCCTTACTGACATCTTCAATCTCTTTAGCATACATCTAAAGATCATATAATTAGTTAGGTGAAATATAAGATCACGAATTAACATTTTTCAtgcataaatatcatataattgtgATGTACCTCTTTTATTGATGCAACTGACTCGATTTTCCGCCGAGGCTCCTTGTCTTTTGCTTTGGATTTTGTTGGAGTCTGATTAACATAACCATATAAAAACAAATGTACGTAAAATGCACGTAAAAACTTTGAATACTCAAAGATTCATATATATGGTTTTAAGCATACCTCATCATCTACACTAATGAGGCTTGACGGCCATGCAACAAACGAACCTATTGCATCTTCCACCAATGTGGCATCCGAAACATTGTCAGGATGCGGTAATAACGCATCCTTCTCTAAAGCAATGTCAACCGATACTTTCAAACAGCCAGTAGGGAGCGGTCTAGTGTGAAGTAATTCTCCCAAAGTGttatgcacttttcccttgccaaccatCCG includes:
- the LOC131642547 gene encoding uncharacterized protein LOC131642547, yielding MKKQKAPSNRELQETLEALQAEVRELKREKELREQASGCKATSDKGSIGCNFQPNLPEGISPCQLYLSSPTYRMVGKGKVHNTLGELLHTRPLPTGCLKVSVDIALEKDALLPHPDNVSDATLVEDAIGSFVAWPSSLISVDDETPTKSKAKDKEPRRKIESVASIKERLKMSVRVRSLKRLLLRRPQLRENLLPISLGCDFSHF